A single region of the Thermodesulfatator indicus DSM 15286 genome encodes:
- a CDS encoding LAGLIDADG family homing endonuclease, producing MVLPQTRLSLTENALIVLARRYLKRDEEGNPVETPEEMFRRVARTVASADLIYNPKADLKETEEKFYNLMTSLYFLPNSPTLMNAGRELGQLSACFVLPIEDSLVSIFETLKYTALIHQSGGGTGFSFSRLRPKGDIVRSTHGVSSGPVSFMLVYDAATEAIKQGGTRRGANMGILRIDHPDIEEFITVKHDLTKLTNFNISVAVTNAFMKALKNKESFPLINPRNGEVVRQVSAEELFDLLVENAWLRGDPGVIFIDTINAKNPTPHLGEIEATNPCVTGDTWVMTDEGPRQVKNLVNYPFKARVNGKDYPAPQGFFSTGRKPVLKIVTEEGFELKVTANHLLLKAASFTRNSLETEWVEAQKLKPGEFLLVNAHFTENSWSGEGTYEEGYLIGFLIGDGTIKEDSAILSVWKEPGIEGILEEISLAIKTLPHRQDFKGFSFLPERKKYRLKSASLKKLASSLGLEIGGKNITPLIEQKSSNFYRGFLKGLFDADGSVQGTQSKGVSIRLSQSNLALLKAVQRMLLRLGIFSKIHTNRRKEDYRLLPNGKGGKNLYLTKDSHELIISKENIKAFAEKIGFSHQKKAARLKELLSKYKRSLNKERFLTKIKEIIPAGYEEVYDCQVPGINAFDANGFIAHNCGEQPLLPFESCNLGSINLSRFVKNQKIDWKSLKETVHLAVYFLDNVIDVNRFPIPQIEEMTKKTRKIGLGVMGFADMLIKLGIPYNSEKAVKIAEEVMAFIAEESVKKSAELARERGNFPAYKGSIWDSSETPFMRNATTTTIAPTGSISIIAGCSSGIEPLFAVAYTRRVLDGTDLKEFHPLFLKALKEHGFSEKKIRKILDKALSLGSIQKIEEIPEDLRRLFVTAFDITPEEHLKIQAAFQRHVHNAVSKTINFPENATKEDIRKVYLLAYELGLKGVTVYRYGSRPRQVLELRRGEGLAPRPRPKVTRGFTRRIRTGCGNLYVTVNWDEKGLCEVFATMGKAGGCASCQIEAVSRLISLALRSGVAPESIIKQLAGIRCPSPTWEEGRPILSCPDAIAKVLAEAINFEIKPEEGKSFGPCPDCGSPLETESGCLLCRSCGYSKCD from the coding sequence ATGGTGCTTCCTCAAACCAGGCTTAGTTTAACTGAAAACGCCCTCATCGTTCTTGCCAGGCGCTATCTTAAGCGAGATGAAGAAGGAAACCCTGTGGAAACACCTGAAGAGATGTTCCGCCGGGTAGCTCGCACCGTGGCTTCCGCCGACTTGATTTACAACCCCAAAGCCGACTTAAAAGAAACCGAAGAAAAATTCTATAATCTTATGACAAGCCTTTATTTCTTGCCCAACTCTCCTACCCTGATGAACGCTGGCCGTGAGCTTGGCCAGCTTTCGGCCTGTTTTGTCCTGCCCATAGAGGACTCACTGGTCTCTATTTTTGAAACCTTGAAATATACCGCTCTTATTCACCAGTCAGGAGGCGGCACCGGTTTTTCCTTTTCCCGCCTGCGTCCTAAGGGAGACATTGTGCGGTCCACCCACGGGGTCTCAAGCGGGCCTGTTTCTTTCATGCTGGTGTATGACGCCGCGACTGAGGCCATAAAGCAGGGTGGCACTCGCCGCGGGGCCAACATGGGCATTTTGCGCATTGACCATCCGGACATAGAAGAATTTATCACCGTTAAGCACGATCTTACCAAACTCACTAATTTCAACATCTCGGTGGCCGTAACCAACGCCTTCATGAAGGCCCTCAAAAACAAAGAATCCTTCCCCCTTATAAATCCACGAAATGGCGAAGTGGTCCGCCAGGTTTCAGCCGAAGAACTCTTTGACCTGCTGGTGGAAAACGCCTGGTTAAGAGGAGACCCGGGAGTCATTTTCATTGATACCATAAACGCTAAAAACCCTACCCCTCACCTGGGAGAAATTGAAGCCACCAATCCTTGTGTTACTGGTGACACCTGGGTTATGACCGATGAAGGCCCGCGCCAGGTGAAAAATTTAGTTAACTATCCATTCAAAGCCAGAGTAAACGGAAAAGACTATCCGGCCCCCCAAGGATTTTTCTCAACCGGGCGGAAACCAGTCTTAAAAATCGTTACCGAAGAAGGTTTTGAATTAAAGGTAACTGCCAATCATTTGCTATTAAAAGCGGCTTCTTTTACCAGAAATTCTCTTGAAACTGAATGGGTAGAGGCCCAGAAACTCAAACCAGGCGAATTTCTCTTAGTTAATGCCCATTTCACAGAAAATAGCTGGTCAGGAGAAGGTACTTATGAAGAAGGCTATTTAATAGGCTTTCTTATAGGGGATGGCACTATAAAAGAAGACAGTGCTATATTGTCTGTTTGGAAAGAACCCGGTATAGAGGGCATTTTAGAAGAAATTTCTTTAGCTATAAAAACTCTTCCTCATCGCCAAGATTTTAAAGGTTTTTCCTTTTTACCAGAACGCAAAAAATATCGCTTAAAAAGCGCTTCTTTAAAAAAGCTGGCCAGCTCCCTAGGTTTAGAAATCGGTGGCAAAAATATAACCCCTTTAATAGAACAAAAATCCAGTAACTTTTATCGTGGTTTTTTAAAGGGATTATTTGACGCGGATGGTTCAGTGCAGGGGACGCAAAGTAAAGGGGTAAGCATAAGACTCTCTCAATCTAACCTGGCTTTACTTAAAGCCGTACAGCGTATGCTCTTGCGGTTGGGCATTTTTTCAAAAATTCACACTAACCGACGCAAAGAAGATTACAGACTACTACCCAATGGTAAGGGAGGAAAAAATCTTTACTTAACAAAGGATTCTCACGAGTTAATTATTAGCAAAGAAAACATCAAAGCTTTCGCTGAAAAAATAGGCTTTTCACACCAAAAAAAGGCGGCTCGTTTAAAAGAGTTGCTATCCAAATACAAAAGAAGTCTCAACAAAGAACGATTTCTAACCAAAATAAAAGAAATAATCCCAGCTGGTTATGAAGAGGTCTATGACTGCCAAGTGCCCGGTATAAACGCCTTTGATGCCAATGGTTTTATCGCCCACAATTGCGGTGAGCAGCCGCTTCTTCCCTTTGAATCCTGTAACCTTGGCTCTATTAACCTTTCACGTTTTGTAAAAAATCAAAAAATTGACTGGAAGAGCCTCAAAGAGACAGTTCATCTAGCCGTGTATTTTCTGGACAACGTTATTGACGTAAACCGCTTTCCTATTCCCCAAATAGAAGAGATGACTAAAAAAACCAGAAAAATCGGCCTGGGTGTCATGGGCTTTGCCGATATGCTGATTAAACTCGGTATCCCCTACAACTCAGAAAAAGCCGTAAAAATAGCCGAAGAAGTCATGGCTTTTATAGCCGAAGAGTCCGTCAAAAAAAGCGCTGAACTAGCCAGAGAACGTGGCAACTTTCCGGCTTACAAAGGAAGCATCTGGGATAGCTCGGAGACGCCTTTTATGCGCAACGCCACCACCACTACCATCGCCCCTACAGGTTCAATTTCCATTATCGCCGGCTGTTCGTCTGGTATTGAGCCTCTTTTTGCCGTAGCTTACACCCGCCGCGTGCTTGACGGCACCGACTTAAAAGAATTTCACCCCCTTTTCTTGAAGGCCCTAAAAGAACACGGATTTTCCGAAAAAAAAATAAGGAAAATACTTGATAAGGCCTTGAGCCTTGGTTCTATCCAAAAAATAGAAGAAATCCCTGAAGACCTACGAAGGTTATTTGTTACCGCCTTTGACATCACTCCAGAAGAACACTTAAAGATTCAGGCGGCTTTCCAACGCCACGTGCATAACGCCGTTTCAAAGACCATAAACTTCCCGGAAAACGCCACGAAAGAAGACATTCGTAAAGTTTATCTCCTGGCTTATGAGTTAGGGCTAAAAGGTGTTACGGTGTATCGCTACGGGAGCCGCCCCAGGCAGGTGCTTGAGCTAAGGCGTGGCGAGGGCCTGGCGCCACGGCCAAGGCCTAAGGTAACCCGCGGTTTTACCCGCCGTATTCGCACCGGCTGTGGTAATCTTTACGTAACCGTTAACTGGGACGAAAAAGGCCTCTGCGAGGTTTTTGCCACCATG